GCGGGCATCCACGGCTATGTGCCCGAGGACTTTATGGCTTCCTTCATGGGCCGGGAGGTCTGGTGGGCCGTACCCGCCGCCGTGGTATTGGGAGTACCCATGTACACCAACGCCGCCGGGATCATTCCCATCGTGGAAGCCCTGATCGGCAAGGGGGCGGCCCTGGGAACGGTGCTGGCCTTCATGATGAGCGTTATCGCCCTCTCCGCCCCGGAAATGATCATCCTGAGAAAAGCCCTCAAACCCCGGCTGATCGCCACCTTCGCCGGGGTGGTCGCCGGGGGAATACTGCTGGTGGGCTATCTCTTCAACTGGTTGCTGTAACCCGGAGGATTCACCATGAAAGACATCAAAGTGTTGGGCACGGGCTGTGCGAACTGCCGGAATACGGTGGAACTGATCACCACCGTGGCCCGGGAGAAAGCCATCCCCATTGCCCTAGAAAAGGTGGAGGACCTGGCCGCCATCATGGCCTACGGGGTCATGACTACCCCGGCGGTGCTCATTGACGGACAGGTGGTCCACGCCGGAGGGGTTCCCAGCCGCAGCAAGGTGGAAGCCTGGTTCTAGGAGCGCCTGGGCAAGCAGGCCCTACCTCCCTTCCCTTTTCCTGCCGCCATTTCCCCACCAGGGAAAAAGCAGCCAACCCGGTCCTCCCCAAGGGTGGCAGACCGCCTCCCTGACCGGCACAGCGCCGGAGCCTATCCCCCTCGGGGCAAAACCCCAAAGCTTTGCTAACATGGCGATCCCTCAACCGGGGCCGTTCCGGCGGGTTGACCGCCCCCGGACCCACCCCTCTTTTGCTGGAGTCCCCATGTCCTCGTCCCTCTTCCGCCTCGGAGACAAAACGCCCCAAACGGGCAACCAAGTCTGGGTTGCCCCCAACGCCACGGTGATCGGCGACGTGCGCCTGGGGGACGGGGCCTCCGTGTGGTGGAATGCGGTGTTGCGGGGAGACAA
This sequence is a window from Azospira inquinata. Protein-coding genes within it:
- a CDS encoding thioredoxin family protein, producing the protein MKDIKVLGTGCANCRNTVELITTVAREKAIPIALEKVEDLAAIMAYGVMTTPAVLIDGQVVHAGGVPSRSKVEAWF